A window of the Microbacterium sp. LWH13-1.2 genome harbors these coding sequences:
- a CDS encoding SPFH domain-containing protein produces the protein MEIAGIVGILVIVGIAVVAAVVVLLILLLFARSWIKVARADEALVISGRKQKVARAVIGADGSTRDEMSESPVTVIVNGKSLVNPITQRHEIISLRSRQVSLNAEAQSLDSVTLNVDGVAIVKIGSDPILVRRAAERFASQDKAIEQFTTEQLEGALRGIVATLSVVELMRERKKFSDQIAADVSQELAEQGLILDSFQIKGITDKVGYIQSLGAPEIQAKRQSAEISQTNADRAINQKNIANQEANLVEQTALDTNTANANAGIGRARAEAEQAENLAREQAQQAVLQQQAENRQAQLDADVKRVADAQRYEAETRAQAELYTRERAAEAGAIEQVKQAEARTRIAEQQAQADKAKADGEAAAAIARATGEADALRAQAEAESEARRLRANAEADAIRAEGEARAAAVEAEAKAIASNQDAFLSQRVLDVLPSIMAEFSKGYAAIGNVSIIGGSSEDGASNVVGADSAKALKSVFDSVSSATGLDLASIIQGQAVGRGIGEGVAAASAPAAAPQRQSAPTTPPPPAPPAPAAE, from the coding sequence ATGGAGATCGCCGGAATCGTCGGCATCCTCGTCATCGTCGGAATCGCAGTCGTCGCCGCCGTCGTCGTCCTGCTCATCCTGCTGCTGTTCGCGCGCAGCTGGATCAAGGTGGCTCGTGCCGATGAGGCGCTCGTCATCTCGGGACGCAAGCAGAAGGTGGCACGCGCGGTCATCGGAGCGGACGGCTCGACCAGAGACGAGATGTCGGAGTCGCCCGTCACGGTCATCGTGAACGGCAAGTCGCTGGTGAACCCCATCACGCAGCGCCACGAGATCATCTCGCTGCGCTCGCGTCAGGTCTCACTCAACGCAGAGGCCCAGTCGCTCGACAGCGTCACACTCAACGTCGACGGCGTCGCGATCGTGAAGATCGGCTCGGACCCCATCCTCGTGCGCCGCGCCGCCGAGCGTTTCGCCTCGCAGGACAAGGCCATCGAGCAGTTCACCACCGAGCAGCTCGAAGGTGCGCTCCGCGGCATCGTCGCGACGCTCTCGGTGGTCGAGCTCATGCGCGAGCGCAAGAAGTTCTCCGACCAGATCGCGGCCGACGTCTCGCAGGAGCTCGCCGAGCAGGGTCTGATCCTGGACTCTTTCCAGATCAAGGGCATCACCGACAAGGTCGGCTACATCCAGTCGCTCGGTGCTCCCGAGATCCAGGCCAAGCGTCAGTCCGCCGAGATCTCGCAGACCAACGCCGACCGTGCGATCAACCAGAAGAACATCGCCAACCAGGAAGCCAACCTGGTCGAGCAGACCGCTCTCGACACCAACACCGCCAACGCGAACGCCGGCATCGGTCGTGCGCGCGCCGAGGCCGAGCAGGCCGAGAACCTCGCCCGCGAGCAGGCCCAGCAGGCCGTTCTGCAGCAGCAGGCCGAGAACCGTCAGGCTCAGCTCGACGCCGACGTCAAGCGCGTCGCCGACGCCCAGCGGTACGAGGCCGAGACCCGCGCCCAGGCCGAGCTCTACACGCGTGAGCGTGCAGCCGAAGCCGGCGCGATCGAGCAGGTCAAGCAGGCCGAGGCCCGCACCCGCATCGCCGAGCAGCAGGCCCAGGCCGACAAGGCCAAGGCCGACGGTGAGGCCGCAGCCGCGATCGCCCGCGCGACCGGTGAGGCAGACGCCCTGCGCGCCCAGGCCGAGGCCGAATCCGAGGCCCGCCGTCTGCGCGCGAACGCCGAAGCCGACGCCATCCGCGCCGAGGGTGAAGCGCGAGCCGCAGCCGTCGAGGCAGAGGCGAAGGCCATCGCCTCCAACCAGGATGCATTCCTGTCGCAGCGCGTGCTCGATGTGCTGCCGTCGATCATGGCCGAGTTCTCGAAGGGCTACGCCGCGATCGGAAACGTCTCGATCATCGGCGGCTCCAGCGAAGACGGCGCCTCGAACGTCGTCGGCGCCGACAGCGCGAAGGCTCTGAAGTCGGTGTTCGACAGCGTCAGCTCGGCGACCGGGCTCGACCTCGCATCGATCATCCAGGGTCAGGCCGTCGGTCGTGGCATCGGCGAGGGCGTGGCCGCGGCATCCGCCCCGGCCGCCGCGCCTCAGCGCCAGTCGGCACCGACCACGCCGCCGCCACCGGCACCGCCGGCTCCCGCAGCGGAGTAG
- a CDS encoding MarR family transcriptional regulator translates to MTDRKLALEAWESLFRAQHELFTEMNADFEDTDLGQAEYDVLLTVTRSPGMSARLRDVTANMLISQPSVSRLIDRMVARDLVAKCPDPDDGRGALIRATDAGAKAFRSIATVHGRSIAERMSRLDDAELRTLRDLAEKLRGH, encoded by the coding sequence ATGACCGATCGCAAGCTCGCCCTCGAGGCCTGGGAGAGCCTGTTCCGCGCGCAGCACGAGCTGTTCACCGAGATGAACGCCGACTTCGAGGACACGGATCTCGGTCAGGCCGAGTACGACGTGCTGCTCACCGTCACTCGCTCCCCCGGCATGTCCGCGCGACTGCGCGATGTGACGGCGAACATGCTCATCAGCCAGCCGAGCGTCTCGCGCCTGATCGACCGGATGGTCGCTCGCGACCTCGTCGCGAAGTGCCCCGACCCCGATGACGGGCGCGGCGCACTGATCAGGGCGACGGATGCCGGCGCCAAGGCGTTCCGCAGCATCGCGACCGTGCACGGACGATCCATCGCCGAGCGGATGTCGCGCCTCGACGATGCCGAGCTGAGGACGCTGCGCGACCTGGCGGAGAAGCTCCGCGGCCACTGA
- a CDS encoding TnsA-like heteromeric transposase endonuclease subunit — MMFLNFVWPAPAEVPVIAPCRIEYQLDGVRVEVDAADAGSVPFEDCEPVRDFPTWPGKQHYSGLLYMQGVQAHVGFESLAERSFLIELDRLEGIRSVTSQPMWIRWLGADPGNHAPDFFVRFADGSRMLVDVRPLQRIDAEARAVFDRTAVLCADFGWRYVVYSEDSPIRDANVRFLMRFREPRWSVDDTAQVLSGFAGTISEAAERLGGSQDGLGTCYALIWSHRLDADLEQPLSLRTLVTWRNDA; from the coding sequence ATGATGTTCTTGAATTTTGTGTGGCCAGCGCCCGCTGAGGTGCCGGTGATTGCTCCTTGTCGGATCGAGTATCAGCTCGATGGCGTACGAGTCGAGGTGGACGCTGCCGATGCGGGGAGCGTGCCGTTCGAAGACTGTGAACCGGTGCGCGACTTTCCAACCTGGCCGGGCAAGCAGCACTACTCAGGTCTCCTCTACATGCAGGGCGTGCAGGCGCACGTCGGGTTCGAGTCACTTGCGGAACGATCGTTCCTGATCGAACTGGATCGTCTTGAGGGCATACGCTCCGTCACCAGTCAACCGATGTGGATTCGGTGGTTGGGTGCAGATCCGGGGAATCATGCCCCGGACTTCTTCGTACGGTTCGCCGACGGGTCGAGGATGCTCGTCGATGTGCGGCCGCTGCAGCGGATTGATGCCGAAGCGAGAGCGGTGTTCGACCGCACCGCCGTGCTGTGCGCTGACTTCGGGTGGCGCTACGTCGTGTACTCGGAAGACTCCCCGATACGCGATGCGAACGTCCGCTTCTTGATGCGATTCCGTGAGCCAAGGTGGTCGGTCGACGACACGGCGCAGGTGCTGTCCGGGTTCGCCGGAACGATCAGTGAGGCAGCGGAACGACTGGGCGGGAGTCAGGACGGACTGGGGACCTGTTACGCGCTGATTTGGAGTCATCGCCTCGATGCAGATCTCGAACAACCGTTGTCTTTGAGAACCCTCGTGACGTGGAGGAACGACGCATGA
- a CDS encoding Mu transposase C-terminal domain-containing protein, translating to MNAKAGSRIVWRGQIYDVIVVCPSAVTLRDQDGGEFDVSHDELNRAAEPPATDLLLRAAETLVEGAESTSELLVWREALARIAAASETHGQQREAVEKEVTRLAQELGRTVTARTIFRKLRSYKEGGIAAVADQRSREGRARRSSSIDPRVIEALNIVLARRARESTTSKAVILAQVEALVRRNHGDDVAMPSRATFYRVLAAEDRGRFSFGSAKTRESLSLRPDRAFGGRPGLRPGEHVQIDTTRLDVMVRIDAATVGRPELTIMVDVATRSILAAVMRPVSTKSMDLVIVLARALVPYGRRPEGARETRRLLSTAWAEEALIDQERYERLRLSQPFIFPETITTDNGRPFLSQHFRAVCAALGISLTKAAPHTPTDKAHVERTFASISSLFLQHVKGYVGRSVEHRGKNVEAQSAELLTIAQMQELLEDWVAVEWQNRNHDGLRDPLEPTISLTPNEMCRAFREVVPELHVPLAKDDFIALLPIVHRRINRYGVTIEHRIYDSERLAHYRRRESQSKRQKGRWPIRVDPYNLHVVWLEDNGEFIPLRWSNGLHELPMMGDVWRSARDAHRSVDRDGQQDHDLVHAMRDFAGRGNNKPMARRSAREKAVAADPMNLLSAEAAAATTPQSDGAKTDVPVPQEDEWPNRGGFSFISAPTTDEGE from the coding sequence ATGAACGCTAAAGCAGGATCGCGCATTGTGTGGCGCGGACAGATCTATGACGTGATCGTGGTGTGTCCGTCCGCGGTCACTTTGAGAGACCAAGATGGTGGCGAGTTCGACGTTAGCCATGACGAACTCAACCGTGCCGCCGAGCCTCCCGCGACTGATCTCCTCCTCAGAGCGGCAGAGACGCTTGTCGAAGGAGCGGAGTCAACAAGTGAGCTTCTGGTGTGGAGGGAGGCCCTTGCTCGAATCGCGGCTGCCTCCGAGACACATGGTCAGCAACGTGAAGCGGTCGAGAAGGAAGTGACGAGGCTCGCGCAAGAGCTTGGTCGCACCGTGACGGCACGGACCATCTTCCGCAAGCTCAGGTCGTACAAGGAGGGCGGGATCGCTGCGGTTGCGGATCAGCGTTCTCGTGAAGGGCGCGCAAGACGATCATCCAGCATCGATCCGCGCGTCATCGAGGCCCTCAATATTGTTCTTGCTCGTCGCGCGCGAGAATCCACGACCAGCAAGGCCGTCATCCTCGCGCAGGTTGAAGCCCTCGTCCGAAGGAATCATGGGGACGATGTCGCGATGCCGAGCCGTGCGACCTTCTATCGGGTCCTTGCTGCAGAGGACCGCGGACGATTCTCGTTCGGTTCTGCGAAGACTCGAGAATCTCTGTCATTGCGTCCGGACCGTGCTTTCGGTGGCCGACCCGGCCTACGCCCTGGTGAGCACGTGCAGATAGACACCACTCGACTGGACGTGATGGTGCGTATCGACGCTGCAACCGTGGGTCGGCCCGAGCTGACGATCATGGTCGACGTCGCGACCCGCTCCATTCTCGCGGCAGTGATGCGTCCGGTTTCCACAAAGAGCATGGACTTGGTCATCGTGCTTGCGCGCGCCTTGGTTCCCTACGGACGGCGTCCAGAGGGGGCCCGTGAAACGAGAAGACTGCTCTCGACTGCGTGGGCGGAGGAGGCGTTGATCGATCAGGAGAGGTATGAACGTCTTCGGCTTTCGCAGCCGTTCATCTTCCCGGAGACGATCACCACCGACAACGGTCGACCGTTTCTTTCTCAACACTTTCGCGCGGTCTGCGCGGCGCTGGGGATCTCGCTCACGAAGGCAGCCCCTCACACGCCGACAGACAAGGCCCATGTCGAGCGGACCTTCGCATCGATCTCGTCGCTGTTTTTGCAGCACGTCAAGGGATACGTAGGACGAAGCGTCGAACACCGTGGGAAGAACGTCGAAGCCCAGTCGGCAGAGCTGCTCACCATCGCTCAGATGCAAGAGCTGCTGGAGGACTGGGTGGCGGTCGAATGGCAGAACCGAAATCACGACGGACTTCGCGACCCCTTGGAACCAACGATCTCGCTGACTCCGAACGAGATGTGTCGAGCGTTTCGAGAGGTCGTCCCGGAACTCCACGTGCCCCTCGCCAAAGATGACTTCATCGCACTGCTGCCGATCGTGCACCGCAGGATCAATCGATATGGAGTCACCATCGAGCACCGCATCTACGACTCCGAACGCCTTGCCCACTACAGGCGTCGAGAGTCGCAGTCGAAACGGCAGAAAGGGAGGTGGCCGATCCGTGTCGATCCCTACAACCTGCATGTCGTCTGGCTCGAGGACAACGGCGAGTTCATTCCGCTGCGATGGTCGAACGGCCTGCACGAACTCCCGATGATGGGGGACGTGTGGAGGTCTGCGCGCGATGCGCACCGTTCCGTCGACCGCGACGGGCAGCAGGATCACGATCTCGTGCACGCCATGCGCGATTTTGCCGGACGAGGCAACAACAAGCCGATGGCCAGGAGGTCCGCTCGCGAGAAGGCGGTGGCGGCAGACCCGATGAATCTGCTCAGCGCGGAAGCAGCAGCCGCCACCACGCCACAAAGCGACGGCGCAAAGACCGACGTGCCAGTACCGCAGGAAGACGAGTGGCCGAACCGCGGTGGCTTTTCCTTCATCTCGGCACCGACAACAGACGAAGGCGAGTAG
- a CDS encoding ATP-binding protein, translated as MEIATREGWREFVEMKIEKPAEIPFAVLGRLTPEDRQIYNWARARYSQAGAFVKTPQFVEFQRAARDRVYLNAHRQVGKLGLILSGEPGQGKTTTLLQIGKEHELRRRQTAQPTAAEGWTPVAYVAVPAQCSAKALLLEFARFLGLPTLSRATYGILLDTVANALRRCRTELVLIDDVHHLDLRFRQNIEASDMLKQLSERCGGTFVYAGIAVEETGLLDGTREGQIRKRFELHPASPFRITTKRGQADWGDLLLAIEDSLGLLQQPAGQILASAKTLHALTGGEIGPLKDLLQLAALHAMQDGSETLEATLFERDLKRRQAERV; from the coding sequence ATGGAGATTGCGACGCGTGAGGGATGGCGTGAGTTCGTCGAGATGAAGATCGAGAAACCGGCAGAGATCCCGTTCGCAGTCCTCGGGAGGCTCACGCCCGAGGATCGCCAGATCTACAACTGGGCGCGTGCTCGCTACTCACAGGCCGGAGCCTTTGTGAAGACACCGCAGTTCGTAGAGTTCCAACGCGCCGCACGCGACCGGGTGTATCTGAACGCCCATCGCCAGGTTGGGAAGCTCGGGCTGATCCTCTCGGGAGAACCAGGCCAAGGAAAGACGACGACGTTGCTGCAGATCGGCAAGGAGCACGAACTTCGCCGCAGACAGACCGCTCAGCCCACAGCAGCAGAAGGGTGGACTCCGGTGGCCTACGTCGCCGTACCTGCCCAGTGCTCGGCTAAAGCTCTCCTACTGGAGTTCGCCAGATTCCTGGGCCTTCCCACGCTGAGCCGAGCGACCTACGGAATCCTCCTCGACACTGTCGCGAACGCCCTGCGCCGTTGCCGAACCGAACTCGTACTGATCGATGACGTACATCATCTCGATCTGCGATTTCGCCAGAACATCGAAGCATCTGACATGCTGAAGCAACTTTCCGAGCGATGCGGCGGCACATTCGTCTACGCGGGAATCGCTGTGGAAGAGACAGGGCTGCTCGACGGTACTCGCGAGGGCCAGATCCGCAAACGGTTCGAACTGCACCCGGCATCCCCGTTCCGCATCACTACGAAACGAGGACAGGCTGACTGGGGTGATCTTCTGTTGGCCATCGAGGACTCGCTTGGCCTGCTGCAGCAGCCTGCGGGGCAGATTCTCGCAAGCGCGAAGACCCTGCATGCGCTCACCGGAGGGGAGATCGGCCCGCTCAAGGATCTCCTTCAGCTCGCCGCGCTACACGCCATGCAAGACGGCTCGGAAACCCTAGAAGCGACGCTCTTCGAACGCGACCTGAAACGCCGGCAAGCGGAGCGGGTCTGA